The region GGTGGCCGTCGAGCGCGGCACCGCCGTGCGGATCGTGGTGCGCGGCGAGGAGGTGGCGGCCGACCAGGTCCGCCCCGACGCGCCGTGGCCTGCGCTGACGGGCGCGCTGCCGGAGGCGCAGGCGGCCGAGGGCAGCGAGGTCACGCTGCCGAGCCGGATCCTGGCCGAGGCGCGTGCCGAAGCCGCCGGGCGCGGTGACGACCAGGTCGACTGGCTGGCCTACGAGCTCCGCCTGCGCGAGGTCCCGCCGGACGACGCCAGGGCGGTGGGAGCGCTGCTGCGCCAGTCCGACCAGGTGACCGCGCGGATCGGGATCGCGCTGTGCCGGTCCGACGGCACGCTGCTGCGCGCGCCGTCGGAGATCGAGGTGCTGCACTCGCCGACCGGCCGGGTCGCCGTGGTCCCGGAGGTCCCCGACGACACCTACGCGATGGTCACCCCCGCGAGCAGCTTCGCCCTGGGAAGGGCGTTGCAGCACT is a window of Saccharopolyspora erythraea NRRL 2338 DNA encoding:
- a CDS encoding ESX secretion-associated protein EspG codes for the protein MRCTFREFQALAGSGVTRAGASEAVAFLTGRPGSGPPSMPYRLEARWQDVLTALAGGSVYGFLRIIDPGADETRVLVAVERGTAVRIVVRGEEVAADQVRPDAPWPALTGALPEAQAAEGSEVTLPSRILAEARAEAAGRGDDQVDWLAYELRLREVPPDDARAVGALLRQSDQVTARIGIALCRSDGTLLRAPSEIEVLHSPTGRVAVVPEVPDDTYAMVTPASSFALGRALQHYTEVLWEQAEEIDRPA